From the genome of Chelonia mydas isolate rCheMyd1 chromosome 2, rCheMyd1.pri.v2, whole genome shotgun sequence, one region includes:
- the JCAD gene encoding junctional protein associated with coronary artery disease isoform X3 translates to MTVASKIIRFYDRPLLAWSSGPKTDKDLAYWRRRGQDFSVLLDYTDKGDSEMKGLAPPHGVYRHAKESQLEVGAGTESVTRSGLQETWKVPGDYKWQSLRTESWKQPTKFGRQMSDGDREKLLQDLYSLSLGDNVLSSHNKGKSQSLPRVLSPETLKCVEIPSLVNNHHFLSGTKAPSGPQNRLPLEFTKPRETGSHLLPLAKPKYGRPLKPPSYELHRQMRAPVETSGFQDHQQTDEPVSYLAKGNELKQDTYIPDSGLEPPVYIPPPSYKSPPQPSVNQHSLNEVPNYDLCFDNSQRHPVERTLSSHLPFTSTLETRGEDCKDDHLPHGKQSHSRHTDDYLHSIQYIPFDDPRIRHIKIAHPESLQDNTKHTENTCRTNPTALQERTIELQYNSAFLDPSNLLNTVKGERIPDSTTNNRWLAVSNRDQENWALPDQRDSGDTDNHLPENESNQEYPKGNLSVRNPHMDSTCETVTRVKKFEPGTGMQSKKSSKKKMNETIFCLVSIPVKSESNLPDTDRNNNLTQSPDKKNEFDNNGALQEQSLLSMSSTDLELQALTGSMTNKTELQKQELWKPEEFKQTNDLRFTQPTKHRELKYSGSWPGDQYKDQQTQTCFTEDSKRSQFFHGIKPGEPNNKLMAPKFLACTVSLVGSEQAGLSPDDRKCRQNTYNMKGQMNLNPSSNSAFSRTATSVIQVHSPKAYQSQPYGSCTTMPTQERETGTIPRGDVVKGKASAPCKSKELFGQFLLKPVGRRPWDAISELESFNKELQEQEESTSSEDSVESEGTKQDCVPTKIGTSRTDESTQELRPCKQLKTVVPDGPVFKQGRVKSKSESWSTELKSDDPHICVGSQSSLNAKESSSLIKPADGSVITETRNQEVKNRTNKQGASSGPVNRVLSSSPNNANQSNPFNHVDLKETKEDRNYIANMLDFVKRNKSATPRSDKPLERGSIVRLSLTSRNQGHSEPDLRSVGLDIDPEPGANNSDFSSNANAMEIPQNESLQARAARILGIEVAVESLIPGNRTGLHQYTSPANSVQDPELPVGGIVRDKVETKDRSYEGRRKCGWTESSLFVGERDFSFWTGEHQSTDQEARSKTLVIEQGFEEHAGLNRQDEDPDLPCKSVTHQLAERNVIIPSSEKRVRSTSKVIETLQGKLASPPSRTVMDRLVRMKEVDSVSRMRRLSIKSADSGEEVDEEKPPRVQEERGSYAPLSSNELSRKMVHTGAVSKRIISLDENGHVTTIGKKKADRDFCLDMYDPSRVERV, encoded by the exons GTTTTATGACAGACCTCTGTTAGCATGGTCTTCGGGGCCCAAGACTGATAAAGATCTGGCCTACTGGAGAAGAAGAGGACAAGACTTTAGCGTCTTACTGGATTACACCGACAAAGGAGACTCTGAAATGAAAGGATTGGCACCACCCCATGGAGTGTACAGACATGCTAAAGAAAGTCAGCTGGAGGTAGGAGCAGGAACAGAGAGTGTGACGAGAAGTGGCTTGCAGGAGACCTGGAAAGTGCCCGGTGATTACAAATGGCAAAGTTTAAGAACAGAAAGCTGGAAACAACCTACAAAATTTGGAAGACAAATGTCTGATGGTGATAGAGAGAAACTGCTTCAAGATCTATACTCATTGAGCCTGGGAGACAATGTACTTAGCTCCCATAACAAAGGGAAATCACAATCATTGCCAAGAGTTCTTTCACCAGAGACCCTGAAGTGTGTGGAAATACCCTCCCTGGTGAATAATCATCACTTCCTAAGTGGAACTAAAGCACCCTCTGGTCCCCAAAACAGACTGCCTTTGGAATTCACAAAACCCAGGGAAACTGGAAGCCACCTTCTTCCTCTGGCCAAGCCCAAGTATGGCAGACCCCTTAAACCTCCATCCTATGAACTGCACCGACAGATGAGGGCACCGGTAGAAACCAGTGGCTTTCAGGACCACCAGCAAACAGATGAGCCTGTTTCATATTTAGCTAAAGGTAATGAGCTGAAGCAAGACACTTACATTCCAGACTCTGGTTTAGAGCCCCCTGTCTATATACCACCTCCATCTTACAAGTCCCCACCTCAGCCAAGTGTGAATCAGCATTCCCTCAATGAAGTGCCTAACTATGACTTGTGCTTTGACAACAGTCAGCGGCATCCAGTAGAGAGGACCCTCAGCAGCCATCTACCCTTCACTAGCACATTGGAAACTAGGGGTGAAGACTGCAAAGATGACCACCTTCCTCATGGAAAACAAAGCCATTCCAGGCACACTGATGACTACCTGCATTCCATTCAGTATATTCCTTTTGATGATCCTCGAATACGGCATATTAAAATAGCACATCCAGAGAGCCTCCAGGACAACACTAAACACACTGAAAATACATGTAGGACCAATCCTACTGCTTTGCAGGAGAGAACTATCGAACTACAATACAACAGTGCCTTTTTGGATCCATCAAACTTACTAAATACTGTAAAGGGTGAGAGAATTCCCGACAGCACCACAAATAACAGGTGGTTGGCAGTATCCAACAGAGATCAGGAAAACTGGGCCTTGCCTGACCAAAGAGACAGTGGTGACACAGATAATCACCTCCCTGAAAATGAAAGTAATCAGGAGTACCCAAAGGGCAACCTTTCTGTAAGAAACCCACATATGGATAGCACCTGTGAGACTGTTACTAGAGTAAAAAAGTTTGAACCTGGAACTGGGATGCAGAGCAAAAAGagttcaaagaaaaaaatgaatgaaactaTATTTTGTTTGGTGTCCATCCCAGTTAAATCTGAATCAAATCTGCCAGATACTGATAGGAACAATAACTTAACACAGAGCCCTGATAAGAAGAATGAATTTGATAACAATGGAGCTTTGCAAGAACAAAGTCTTTTAAGTATGTCTTCCACCGACTTGGAGTTACAAGCTCTCACAGGAAGCATGACCAATAAAACCGAGTTACAAAAACAAGAGCTGTGGAAACCAGAGGAGTTCAAACAAACGAATGACCTCAGATTTACTCAGCCTACAAAACACAGGGAACTCAAATACTCTGGCTCTTGGCCAGGTGATCAGTACAAAGACCAGCAAACACAGACCTGTTTCACTGAAGACTCGAAAAGGTCACAGTTTTTCCATGGTATAAAACCTGGTGAACCAAATAATAAATTGATGGCTCCAAAATTCTTAGCCTGTACAGTGTCTTTGGTTGGGTCAGAACAGGCAGGTTTATCCCCCGATGACAGAAAATGTAGGCAGAATACATACAATATGAAAGGTCAGATGAACCTCAATCCATCCAGCAATAGTGCTTTTTCAAGGACTGCCACCTCAGTAATTCAGGTACATTCACCAAAGGCATACCAGAGCCAGCCTTATGGGTCCTGCACAACCATGCCTACCCAGGAAAGGGAAACTGGCACAATTCCCAGGGGCGATGTGGTCAAGGGCAAAGCAAGTGCTCCCTGCAAGAGTAAAGAACTATTTGGTCAGTTTCTCTTGAAACCTGTTGGTCGCCGTCCCTGGGATGCAATAAGTGAGTTAGAAAGTTTTAACAAGGAGCTCCAAGAACAGGAAGAAAGCACTAGTAGTGAAGATAGCGTGGAGAGTGAGGGAACAAAGCAGGACTGTGTTCCTACAAAGATAGGGACCTCCAGAACTGATGAATCAACCCAGGAACTCAGACCTTGTAAGCAGCTAAAAACTGTGGTACCAGATGGTCCTGTATTTAAACAAGGAAGAGTTAAAAGTAAGTCTGAAAGTTGGAGTACGGAGCTTAAGTCTGATGATCCACATATCTGTGTTGGATCACAAAGCTCCTTGAATGCGAAAGAGAGCAGTAGTTTAATCAAGCCAGCAGATGGAAGTGTGATAACAGAAACAAGAAACCAGGAAGTCAagaacagaacaaacaaacagggagCTAGTTCAGGCCCAGTCAATAGAGTTTTGTCCAGTAGTCCAAATAATGCAAATCAGAGTAATCCATTCAATCATGTGGACTTAAAGGAGACAAAAGAGGATAGAAATTACATAGCTAATATGTTAGATTTTGTAAAACGGAACAAAAGCGCAACTCCCAGGAGTGATAAACCTTTAGAGAGAGGATCTATAGTAAGATTGTCTTTAACTAGTAGAAATCAAGGTCATTCTGAGCCAGATTTGAGGTCGGTGGGACTGGATATTGATCCTGAACCTGGTGCTAACAACTCTGATTTTTCTTCTAATGCAAATGCAATGGAGATCCCCCAAAATGAGTCACTGCAGGCAAGAGCTGCAAGGATTCTGGGTATAGAAGTAGCAGTGGAGTCTCTAATTCCTGGGAACAGAACTGGCCTCCACCAATACACCAGTCCTGCAAATAGTGTCCAGGATCCTGAATTACCAGTAGGTGGAATAGTACGTGACAAAGTAGAAACAAAAGACCGGTCTTATGAGGGCAGACGAAAGTGTGGCTGGACAGAAAGTTCTCTctttgttggagagagagacttcTCGTTTTGGACTGGTGAACACCAGAGCACTGACCAAGAAGCCAGATCTAAAACTCTGGTAATTGAGCAAGGTTTTGAAGAGCATGCGGGTCTCAACAGGCAAGATGAGGATCCAGACCTGCCTTGCAAGTCTGTTACACATCAACTTGCTGAAAGAAACGTGATCATTCCGAGCTCGGAAAAGAGAGTTAGAAGCACCTCAAAGGTGATTGAGACGTTACAAGGCAAACTTGCCTCTCCCCCTAGCCGAACAGTCATGGATCGTTTGGTGCGAATGAAAGAAGTTGACTCGGTTTCCCGTATGCGGCGTCTGAGTATCAAGAGTGCAGATTCAGGGGAGGAAGTAGATGAGGAGAAACCTCCAAGGGTACAAGAGGAGAGAGGAAGCTATGCCCCACTCAGCAGTAATGAACTCTCTCGCAAAATGGTGCACACAGGTGCGGTTTCCAAGCGCATTATCTCTCTCGATGAAAATGGACACGTAACTACGATAGGCAAGAAGAAGGCTGACCGAGATTTTTGTTTAG ATATGTACGATCCCTCCAGGGTTGAAAGGGTGTGA
- the JCAD gene encoding junctional protein associated with coronary artery disease isoform X2: MRGNQDLSCLHARFYDRPLLAWSSGPKTDKDLAYWRRRGQDFSVLLDYTDKGDSEMKGLAPPHGVYRHAKESQLEVGAGTESVTRSGLQETWKVPGDYKWQSLRTESWKQPTKFGRQMSDGDREKLLQDLYSLSLGDNVLSSHNKGKSQSLPRVLSPETLKCVEIPSLVNNHHFLSGTKAPSGPQNRLPLEFTKPRETGSHLLPLAKPKYGRPLKPPSYELHRQMRAPVETSGFQDHQQTDEPVSYLAKGNELKQDTYIPDSGLEPPVYIPPPSYKSPPQPSVNQHSLNEVPNYDLCFDNSQRHPVERTLSSHLPFTSTLETRGEDCKDDHLPHGKQSHSRHTDDYLHSIQYIPFDDPRIRHIKIAHPESLQDNTKHTENTCRTNPTALQERTIELQYNSAFLDPSNLLNTVKGERIPDSTTNNRWLAVSNRDQENWALPDQRDSGDTDNHLPENESNQEYPKGNLSVRNPHMDSTCETVTRVKKFEPGTGMQSKKSSKKKMNETIFCLVSIPVKSESNLPDTDRNNNLTQSPDKKNEFDNNGALQEQSLLSMSSTDLELQALTGSMTNKTELQKQELWKPEEFKQTNDLRFTQPTKHRELKYSGSWPGDQYKDQQTQTCFTEDSKRSQFFHGIKPGEPNNKLMAPKFLACTVSLVGSEQAGLSPDDRKCRQNTYNMKGQMNLNPSSNSAFSRTATSVIQVHSPKAYQSQPYGSCTTMPTQERETGTIPRGDVVKGKASAPCKSKELFGQFLLKPVGRRPWDAISELESFNKELQEQEESTSSEDSVESEGTKQDCVPTKIGTSRTDESTQELRPCKQLKTVVPDGPVFKQGRVKSKSESWSTELKSDDPHICVGSQSSLNAKESSSLIKPADGSVITETRNQEVKNRTNKQGASSGPVNRVLSSSPNNANQSNPFNHVDLKETKEDRNYIANMLDFVKRNKSATPRSDKPLERGSIVRLSLTSRNQGHSEPDLRSVGLDIDPEPGANNSDFSSNANAMEIPQNESLQARAARILGIEVAVESLIPGNRTGLHQYTSPANSVQDPELPVGGIVRDKVETKDRSYEGRRKCGWTESSLFVGERDFSFWTGEHQSTDQEARSKTLVIEQGFEEHAGLNRQDEDPDLPCKSVTHQLAERNVIIPSSEKRVRSTSKVIETLQGKLASPPSRTVMDRLVRMKEVDSVSRMRRLSIKSADSGEEVDEEKPPRVQEERGSYAPLSSNELSRKMVHTGAVSKRIISLDENGHVTTIGKKKADRDFCLDMYDPSRVERV; the protein is encoded by the exons GTTTTATGACAGACCTCTGTTAGCATGGTCTTCGGGGCCCAAGACTGATAAAGATCTGGCCTACTGGAGAAGAAGAGGACAAGACTTTAGCGTCTTACTGGATTACACCGACAAAGGAGACTCTGAAATGAAAGGATTGGCACCACCCCATGGAGTGTACAGACATGCTAAAGAAAGTCAGCTGGAGGTAGGAGCAGGAACAGAGAGTGTGACGAGAAGTGGCTTGCAGGAGACCTGGAAAGTGCCCGGTGATTACAAATGGCAAAGTTTAAGAACAGAAAGCTGGAAACAACCTACAAAATTTGGAAGACAAATGTCTGATGGTGATAGAGAGAAACTGCTTCAAGATCTATACTCATTGAGCCTGGGAGACAATGTACTTAGCTCCCATAACAAAGGGAAATCACAATCATTGCCAAGAGTTCTTTCACCAGAGACCCTGAAGTGTGTGGAAATACCCTCCCTGGTGAATAATCATCACTTCCTAAGTGGAACTAAAGCACCCTCTGGTCCCCAAAACAGACTGCCTTTGGAATTCACAAAACCCAGGGAAACTGGAAGCCACCTTCTTCCTCTGGCCAAGCCCAAGTATGGCAGACCCCTTAAACCTCCATCCTATGAACTGCACCGACAGATGAGGGCACCGGTAGAAACCAGTGGCTTTCAGGACCACCAGCAAACAGATGAGCCTGTTTCATATTTAGCTAAAGGTAATGAGCTGAAGCAAGACACTTACATTCCAGACTCTGGTTTAGAGCCCCCTGTCTATATACCACCTCCATCTTACAAGTCCCCACCTCAGCCAAGTGTGAATCAGCATTCCCTCAATGAAGTGCCTAACTATGACTTGTGCTTTGACAACAGTCAGCGGCATCCAGTAGAGAGGACCCTCAGCAGCCATCTACCCTTCACTAGCACATTGGAAACTAGGGGTGAAGACTGCAAAGATGACCACCTTCCTCATGGAAAACAAAGCCATTCCAGGCACACTGATGACTACCTGCATTCCATTCAGTATATTCCTTTTGATGATCCTCGAATACGGCATATTAAAATAGCACATCCAGAGAGCCTCCAGGACAACACTAAACACACTGAAAATACATGTAGGACCAATCCTACTGCTTTGCAGGAGAGAACTATCGAACTACAATACAACAGTGCCTTTTTGGATCCATCAAACTTACTAAATACTGTAAAGGGTGAGAGAATTCCCGACAGCACCACAAATAACAGGTGGTTGGCAGTATCCAACAGAGATCAGGAAAACTGGGCCTTGCCTGACCAAAGAGACAGTGGTGACACAGATAATCACCTCCCTGAAAATGAAAGTAATCAGGAGTACCCAAAGGGCAACCTTTCTGTAAGAAACCCACATATGGATAGCACCTGTGAGACTGTTACTAGAGTAAAAAAGTTTGAACCTGGAACTGGGATGCAGAGCAAAAAGagttcaaagaaaaaaatgaatgaaactaTATTTTGTTTGGTGTCCATCCCAGTTAAATCTGAATCAAATCTGCCAGATACTGATAGGAACAATAACTTAACACAGAGCCCTGATAAGAAGAATGAATTTGATAACAATGGAGCTTTGCAAGAACAAAGTCTTTTAAGTATGTCTTCCACCGACTTGGAGTTACAAGCTCTCACAGGAAGCATGACCAATAAAACCGAGTTACAAAAACAAGAGCTGTGGAAACCAGAGGAGTTCAAACAAACGAATGACCTCAGATTTACTCAGCCTACAAAACACAGGGAACTCAAATACTCTGGCTCTTGGCCAGGTGATCAGTACAAAGACCAGCAAACACAGACCTGTTTCACTGAAGACTCGAAAAGGTCACAGTTTTTCCATGGTATAAAACCTGGTGAACCAAATAATAAATTGATGGCTCCAAAATTCTTAGCCTGTACAGTGTCTTTGGTTGGGTCAGAACAGGCAGGTTTATCCCCCGATGACAGAAAATGTAGGCAGAATACATACAATATGAAAGGTCAGATGAACCTCAATCCATCCAGCAATAGTGCTTTTTCAAGGACTGCCACCTCAGTAATTCAGGTACATTCACCAAAGGCATACCAGAGCCAGCCTTATGGGTCCTGCACAACCATGCCTACCCAGGAAAGGGAAACTGGCACAATTCCCAGGGGCGATGTGGTCAAGGGCAAAGCAAGTGCTCCCTGCAAGAGTAAAGAACTATTTGGTCAGTTTCTCTTGAAACCTGTTGGTCGCCGTCCCTGGGATGCAATAAGTGAGTTAGAAAGTTTTAACAAGGAGCTCCAAGAACAGGAAGAAAGCACTAGTAGTGAAGATAGCGTGGAGAGTGAGGGAACAAAGCAGGACTGTGTTCCTACAAAGATAGGGACCTCCAGAACTGATGAATCAACCCAGGAACTCAGACCTTGTAAGCAGCTAAAAACTGTGGTACCAGATGGTCCTGTATTTAAACAAGGAAGAGTTAAAAGTAAGTCTGAAAGTTGGAGTACGGAGCTTAAGTCTGATGATCCACATATCTGTGTTGGATCACAAAGCTCCTTGAATGCGAAAGAGAGCAGTAGTTTAATCAAGCCAGCAGATGGAAGTGTGATAACAGAAACAAGAAACCAGGAAGTCAagaacagaacaaacaaacagggagCTAGTTCAGGCCCAGTCAATAGAGTTTTGTCCAGTAGTCCAAATAATGCAAATCAGAGTAATCCATTCAATCATGTGGACTTAAAGGAGACAAAAGAGGATAGAAATTACATAGCTAATATGTTAGATTTTGTAAAACGGAACAAAAGCGCAACTCCCAGGAGTGATAAACCTTTAGAGAGAGGATCTATAGTAAGATTGTCTTTAACTAGTAGAAATCAAGGTCATTCTGAGCCAGATTTGAGGTCGGTGGGACTGGATATTGATCCTGAACCTGGTGCTAACAACTCTGATTTTTCTTCTAATGCAAATGCAATGGAGATCCCCCAAAATGAGTCACTGCAGGCAAGAGCTGCAAGGATTCTGGGTATAGAAGTAGCAGTGGAGTCTCTAATTCCTGGGAACAGAACTGGCCTCCACCAATACACCAGTCCTGCAAATAGTGTCCAGGATCCTGAATTACCAGTAGGTGGAATAGTACGTGACAAAGTAGAAACAAAAGACCGGTCTTATGAGGGCAGACGAAAGTGTGGCTGGACAGAAAGTTCTCTctttgttggagagagagacttcTCGTTTTGGACTGGTGAACACCAGAGCACTGACCAAGAAGCCAGATCTAAAACTCTGGTAATTGAGCAAGGTTTTGAAGAGCATGCGGGTCTCAACAGGCAAGATGAGGATCCAGACCTGCCTTGCAAGTCTGTTACACATCAACTTGCTGAAAGAAACGTGATCATTCCGAGCTCGGAAAAGAGAGTTAGAAGCACCTCAAAGGTGATTGAGACGTTACAAGGCAAACTTGCCTCTCCCCCTAGCCGAACAGTCATGGATCGTTTGGTGCGAATGAAAGAAGTTGACTCGGTTTCCCGTATGCGGCGTCTGAGTATCAAGAGTGCAGATTCAGGGGAGGAAGTAGATGAGGAGAAACCTCCAAGGGTACAAGAGGAGAGAGGAAGCTATGCCCCACTCAGCAGTAATGAACTCTCTCGCAAAATGGTGCACACAGGTGCGGTTTCCAAGCGCATTATCTCTCTCGATGAAAATGGACACGTAACTACGATAGGCAAGAAGAAGGCTGACCGAGATTTTTGTTTAG ATATGTACGATCCCTCCAGGGTTGAAAGGGTGTGA